In one window of Ostrinia nubilalis chromosome 19, ilOstNubi1.1, whole genome shotgun sequence DNA:
- the LOC135081388 gene encoding apoptosis-stimulating of p53 protein 1 yields the protein MEPSSSDYSDEEVGVVARGQKLWVRGVRAHTTCADIVRALQDAPEAGSGVCDPNEWVLAERWRGVERPLPPDVPVLHVLAAWGDARHEVRLSLRRVSSGGEDDSGRDSDGGSRAAGRRRRRRGVRAGTPPPRAKSEDPAARLVSVIQHQSKTIHQQLDKLREQEKLIDQLEDQTHKSRMEKHGTNYLLESYLRDLGRCSEVNDSQAGNSDSGVGVGSGTPPRRHTKHKSRRERHLMREHYFTKELTDICQVNSERLMQTHNDTDSDASADELTRIREEIELLEKLAIINKRLHREEELVVRLTAKVKRYMDENKANSCENVTQVTMLIDKIEEELEKTAKEMHDNAVELAHADKEIEVRMKLLDELTLELEEEELQNTVLERQLNEASSRQPIVLQDSYVPVLDQVNVCQFSHGAGYVLDTLV from the exons ATGGAGCCGTCGTCTTCGGACTACAGCGACGAGGAGGTGGGCGTGGTGGCGCGCGGGCAGAAACTATGGGTGCGTGGCGTGCGCGCGCATACCACGTGCGCGGATATCGTGCGCGCGTTGCAAGATGCGCCTGAAg CCGGCAGCGGAGTCTGCGACCCTAACGAGTGGGTGCTGGCAGAGAGGTGGCGAGGGGTGGAGCGACCGTTGCCACCAGACGTGCCGGTACTCCACGTATTGGCTGCTTGGGGAGACGCCAGGCACGAG GTCCGCCTCTCCCTCCGAAGAGTATCCAGTGGGGGGGAAGACGACTCCGGCCGAGACAGCGACGGCGGCAGCCGAGCGGcgggccggcggcggcggcggcggggcgtCCGCGCCGGAACCCCGCCGCCCAGAGCCAAGAGCGAAGACCCGGCGGCCAGGCTCGTCTCCGTCATACAGCACCAGAGCAAGACCATACACCAGCAGCTGGATAAGTTGAG AGAACAAGAAAAACTCATCGACCAACTCGAAGACCAGACACACAAGAGTCGGATGGAGAAACACGGCACCAACTATCTCCTGGAATCCTACCTTCGCGACCTGGGCCGCTGCAGCGAAGTCAACGACAGCCAAGCCGGGAACAGCGACAGTGGTGTAGGAGTCGGCAGCGGCACCCCACCCAGACGGCACACCAAGCACAAATCCAGAAGAGAACGGCACCTCATGAGAGAACACTACTTCACGAAAGAACTTACCGACATTTGCCAAGTGAACTCAGAAAGGCTCATGCAGACTCATAACGATACCGACTCCGATGCATCTGCCGACGAGCTGACCAGGATACGGGAAGAAATCGAACTGCTGGAGAAACTCGCTATCATAAACAAAAGACTGCACCGCGAGGAGGAGTTAGTGGTCCGATTGACGGCgaaggtaaagcgatacatggACGAAAACAAAGCGAACAGCTGCGAAAACGTCACGCAGGTCACGATGCTCATCGACAAAATAGAGGAGGAGTTAGAGAAGACTGCGAAAGAGATGCACGATAACGCGGTTGAGTTAGCACACGCCGACAAAGAAATAGAAGTGAGGATGAAGTTGCTAGATGAACTGACGCTGGAATTGGAAGAAGAGGAGCTACAGAACACTGTTCTAGAGAGACAGCTCAACGAGGCGTCGAGCCGACAGCCTATAGTCCTGCAAGATAGCTACGTACCTGTTCTAGACCAAGTCAATGTCTGCCAGTTCTCCCACGGCGCAGGCTATGTCTTAGATACCCTCGTATGA